The following are encoded in a window of Chitinophagaceae bacterium genomic DNA:
- a CDS encoding DUF2330 domain-containing protein has product MKKKILIIGGFIVLSPVLYSFCGFYVSKADGTLKNKTSQVILVRDGNRNVITMYNDFKGDTRDFAMIVPVPVVLRKENIKVVDQSIFQKLNDYSAPRLVEYWDQNPCYDYEALYERKSMAPAADLNRALAGKVAGAQTSVKIEAKYIVGEYDILILSAKESGGLKTWLNENGYKIPANAEEVLDPYIKSNLKFFVVKVNEKEKQKLNNNFLRPIQISFHSPRFMLPIRLGMANADGDQDLVVYAFTRKGRIECTNYRNVNISSNKNIPLFVQKNFGTFYGNLFSRQWKTEDKSVAFLEYAWNVTPINPMKCDPCVGNPPTEQDLVQSGVWWLNGKDWSDYSDIDNDEPDNGNRNVHFTRLHFRYNRNSFAQDLMFQVTPNTENFQGRYIITHPATGDFNCDAGKKYLYDLKQRRKKELQELTRLTGTDISNWQEDAMAKNDEAAHKNVQYATLIPEYRHEMENKRTAPSGIILLSAVVLGGAGLLRWKGLI; this is encoded by the coding sequence CCTGGTGAGGGATGGCAACAGGAATGTAATTACCATGTATAACGACTTTAAGGGCGATACCAGGGATTTTGCCATGATAGTGCCGGTGCCGGTTGTTTTAAGGAAAGAAAACATCAAAGTAGTAGATCAATCTATCTTTCAGAAACTGAATGACTACAGTGCGCCAAGGTTGGTGGAGTATTGGGACCAGAATCCTTGTTATGATTATGAAGCATTGTATGAAAGAAAGTCAATGGCGCCAGCGGCTGATTTGAACAGGGCATTAGCCGGGAAAGTAGCGGGGGCACAAACATCCGTAAAAATAGAAGCCAAATACATTGTTGGCGAGTACGATATACTCATCCTCAGTGCTAAAGAGAGCGGTGGTTTAAAAACCTGGCTCAATGAAAATGGCTATAAGATCCCTGCCAATGCAGAAGAGGTGCTGGACCCGTACATAAAAAGTAATCTCAAATTCTTTGTGGTGAAAGTGAACGAAAAAGAAAAACAGAAACTGAATAATAATTTTCTCCGCCCGATCCAGATCAGTTTCCATTCTCCCAGATTCATGTTGCCCATACGGCTTGGCATGGCCAATGCCGATGGTGACCAGGACCTGGTGGTGTATGCCTTCACCCGCAAAGGCAGAATTGAATGCACCAACTACCGGAATGTGAACATCAGCAGCAATAAGAATATCCCCTTGTTTGTTCAGAAGAACTTCGGAACGTTCTATGGCAACCTGTTCTCCCGGCAATGGAAAACCGAAGATAAGAGTGTTGCCTTCCTGGAATATGCCTGGAATGTTACCCCCATTAACCCCATGAAATGTGATCCCTGCGTGGGTAACCCGCCAACAGAACAGGACCTGGTGCAGAGCGGCGTATGGTGGCTGAATGGAAAAGACTGGAGCGATTACAGCGATATTGACAACGACGAACCGGATAACGGAAACAGGAATGTACATTTTACGCGGCTGCATTTCCGCTATAACCGGAATTCCTTTGCACAGGACCTGATGTTCCAGGTAACGCCCAATACCGAAAATTTCCAGGGAAGGTATATCATCACCCATCCTGCCACCGGTGACTTTAATTGTGATGCCGGGAAAAAATACCTGTATGACCTGAAACAAAGAAGAAAAAAGGAATTACAGGAACTGACCCGGCTTACGGGGACCGATATCAGCAACTGGCAGGAAGATGCCATGGCAAAAAATGATGAGGCCGCACATAAGAATGTTCAGTATGCAACATTGATCCCTGAATACAGGCATGAAATGGAAAATAAAAGAACTGCCCCTTCCGGAATTATTTTATTAAGTGCGGTGGTCTTAGGCGGGGCAGGTTTATTGCGCTGGAAGGGGTTGATTTAG
- a CDS encoding RNA polymerase sigma factor — protein sequence MDQQELIAQLQQGDEPAFKKLVDEWQHMVYNTALGIVQNEEDADDITQEVFIQVYQSVSSFKGESKFSTWLYRITVSKALDHEKRKKRKKRFAFVQSLFGNDEKEPFQPAEFNHPGVQMEKKERAAELFHALKQIPDKQRIAFTLHKLEGQSYQEVAEIMSTTLYAVESLIARAKTNLRKILADYYKEKITEQ from the coding sequence TTGGATCAACAGGAATTAATTGCACAACTGCAGCAGGGCGATGAACCGGCTTTTAAGAAGCTGGTGGATGAGTGGCAGCATATGGTTTACAATACGGCACTGGGCATTGTACAGAATGAGGAGGATGCAGACGATATAACACAGGAGGTTTTTATACAGGTGTACCAGTCGGTCAGTTCTTTTAAAGGTGAATCAAAATTTTCCACCTGGCTTTACCGCATTACGGTGAGTAAGGCGCTGGACCATGAGAAACGGAAGAAAAGGAAAAAGCGTTTTGCCTTTGTGCAAAGCCTTTTTGGGAATGATGAAAAAGAGCCGTTTCAGCCGGCGGAATTCAATCACCCGGGCGTGCAGATGGAGAAAAAGGAACGGGCAGCAGAATTGTTCCATGCACTGAAGCAGATACCGGATAAGCAACGGATCGCTTTTACGCTGCACAAGCTGGAGGGGCAGAGTTACCAGGAAGTGGCTGAAATAATGAGCACCACCCTGTATGCGGTAGAGTCCCTGATCGCAAGGGCAAAAACGAATTTGAGGAAGATATTGGCTGATTATTATAAAGAAAAGATCACGGAACAATAA